From a region of the Rhodoflexus caldus genome:
- the hisG gene encoding ATP phosphoribosyltransferase: MNNSAKLRIAIQKSGRLSEDSLQMIKECGISFKNGIGALKAEATNFPMEFLLLRDDDIPGYVADGVADIGIVGENVLAEKQRDVVVAHKLGFSKCRLSIAIPKSEPYEGVHQLDGKRIATSYPKILETFLRNNNVQAEIHEISGSVEIAPGIGLADAICDIVSSGSTLFTNGLKEVQPIFQSEAVLISRPDMAGEQRALLDKLLFRIRSVQAARNNKYILLNAPESKIEVIKSLIPGMKSPSILPLAEPGWVSMHSVINENDFWEVIEKLQAEGAQGILVVPIEKMIL; the protein is encoded by the coding sequence ATGAACAACTCAGCTAAACTCAGAATTGCTATTCAGAAGTCGGGGCGGCTTAGCGAAGACTCCCTGCAAATGATTAAAGAATGTGGCATCAGCTTTAAAAACGGCATAGGCGCGCTTAAAGCTGAGGCCACTAATTTCCCCATGGAGTTTTTATTGCTCCGCGATGACGACATACCGGGCTATGTGGCCGACGGCGTAGCCGACATCGGTATTGTAGGCGAAAATGTACTGGCCGAAAAACAACGCGATGTGGTAGTTGCCCATAAACTCGGTTTTTCTAAATGCCGCCTTTCCATCGCCATACCCAAAAGTGAGCCTTATGAAGGCGTTCACCAGTTAGACGGCAAGCGCATTGCCACCTCCTACCCGAAAATTCTGGAAACATTCCTGCGCAATAACAATGTGCAGGCAGAAATACACGAAATCAGCGGCTCTGTGGAAATTGCCCCGGGCATAGGTCTTGCCGATGCCATTTGCGATATTGTCAGCTCCGGCAGTACACTGTTTACCAACGGTTTGAAAGAGGTGCAGCCCATTTTCCAGTCGGAAGCAGTGCTTATCAGCCGCCCCGATATGGCAGGGGAACAACGGGCACTGTTAGACAAACTGCTGTTCCGCATTCGCTCAGTGCAGGCCGCGCGCAACAACAAATACATCCTGCTCAATGCCCCCGAGTCAAAGATAGAAGTCATTAAATCCCTCATTCCGGGTATGAAAAGCCCCAGCATACTGCCACTGGCAGAACCCGGATGGGTTTCCATGCACTCGGTTATCAATGAGAACGATTTTTGGGAGGTGATTGAAAAATTACAGGCCGAAGGAGCGCAAGGCATATTAGTTGTGCCCATAGAAAAAATGATTCTCTAA
- a CDS encoding aldehyde dehydrogenase family protein, with the protein MNTTYAEAGIAAITDVFAAQQKTAIRLRKSTADERIAKLKKLAATIEKYESAFIEAMYADFRKPRQEVIATEILPTLMDTRHAISNLRKWMKPKRVGTPASLFGASSYVQYEPKGVSLIIAPWNYPIYLVFGPLVYAIAAGCTAMVKPSELTPNTSAVIGRVIAEAFGKEEIACFEGGVEVSTALLELPFNHIFFTGSPAIGKVVMQAAAKHLTSVTLELGGKSPAFIDESTDLKDAAEKLVWGKFVNNGQTCVAPDYLLVKRERQEALINEMKNVIEKYYNADRQGVECSSSYARIVNDRHFQRISQLIADALEKGAHIETGGKTIAEERFIAPTILTNVTTHMKIMQEEIFGPVLPVITYDNLGEAIDFVNSMEKPLALYVFSKSNEKINRILQETSAGGTCVNDCVVHLVNHDLPFGGVNNSGIGKTHGFYGFEAFSNTRAVLRQRVGFTTVKTLYPPYGEKIDSMLKMMRRFFA; encoded by the coding sequence ATGAATACAACTTATGCTGAAGCAGGCATTGCAGCCATTACGGATGTATTTGCCGCCCAACAAAAAACAGCGATTAGGCTGCGCAAAAGCACTGCTGATGAACGCATTGCCAAGCTCAAAAAGTTAGCCGCAACCATAGAAAAATACGAATCGGCATTTATTGAAGCCATGTATGCCGATTTCCGCAAGCCTCGTCAGGAGGTGATAGCCACCGAAATACTGCCTACGCTGATGGATACGCGCCACGCTATTTCCAATTTGCGCAAGTGGATGAAACCCAAGCGCGTAGGCACGCCTGCTTCGCTGTTTGGTGCAAGTTCCTACGTGCAATACGAACCCAAAGGCGTATCGCTGATTATTGCCCCTTGGAACTACCCGATTTATTTAGTTTTCGGGCCATTGGTTTATGCCATCGCCGCGGGCTGTACCGCAATGGTGAAACCCTCCGAACTTACGCCCAACACCTCCGCCGTTATCGGTCGCGTCATAGCGGAAGCCTTCGGAAAGGAGGAAATAGCCTGTTTTGAGGGAGGCGTGGAAGTTTCTACCGCCTTGTTGGAGTTGCCTTTCAATCATATTTTCTTCACAGGAAGCCCCGCCATCGGCAAGGTAGTGATGCAGGCAGCCGCCAAACATCTTACCTCCGTAACGCTGGAACTGGGCGGCAAATCGCCCGCTTTCATAGACGAAAGCACCGACCTGAAAGATGCCGCCGAAAAATTGGTTTGGGGTAAGTTCGTGAACAACGGACAAACCTGCGTAGCACCGGACTACCTTTTGGTAAAGCGCGAAAGGCAAGAGGCGCTCATCAATGAAATGAAAAATGTCATTGAAAAGTACTACAATGCCGACCGTCAGGGGGTTGAGTGTTCCTCATCCTATGCGCGCATTGTAAACGACCGCCACTTTCAGCGCATCAGCCAACTCATTGCCGATGCTTTGGAAAAAGGTGCTCACATAGAAACCGGCGGCAAAACCATTGCCGAAGAACGTTTCATTGCGCCGACAATTCTGACCAATGTTACCACGCATATGAAAATTATGCAGGAGGAAATTTTCGGCCCCGTGCTGCCTGTTATTACCTACGACAACCTCGGCGAGGCCATTGACTTTGTGAACAGCATGGAAAAACCGCTGGCGTTGTACGTATTCAGCAAGAGTAACGAAAAAATCAACCGCATTTTGCAGGAAACCTCTGCGGGCGGCACTTGCGTAAACGATTGTGTGGTGCATCTGGTTAATCACGACCTGCCGTTTGGCGGAGTAAACAACAGCGGTATCGGCAAAACACACGGCTTTTACGGCTTTGAGGCTTTCTCCAACACACGCGCCGTATTGCGTCAGCGCGTAGGTTTTACTACCGTCAAAACCTTGTACCCTCCTTACGGCGAGAAGATAGACAGTATGTTAAAAATGATGCGGCGCTTTTTTGCATAA